In Oryzias latipes chromosome 15, ASM223467v1, the following proteins share a genomic window:
- the LOC110014571 gene encoding uncharacterized protein LOC110014571: protein MMETARVFLGFSLFVLLAVPSCGFPAKGSKSTDQSSGDQKAATNFASHRGAQMSRSAPVHYSSHSSGVSQPVPVFVQNPGVPQFVPMVPSGSSLSSAVAGYPVAVQTGSTVPVFSGVPAAGVSEAVQVPVQAPGFSQFVQTGPAMVGSASPVFVLHEGAGSTQPGPAQAALPETQWAVAPPSFSEQAAADAQAVGSSDFLPPVPAPPAGPVLQSGETSNIVKEAELGNYQQQTEEFGYPAEAAQPGAAFTSVLVPGQGLGGFWGSPYPGFDYRLLYGLYPPGTYTTFSQNHEKGKDYYQSIHYLKEHVSEDQGPQQQQQLQQKVFHGHPQRS from the exons ATGATGGAGACAGCAAGGGTTTTCCTGGG gttttccctttttgttcttCTGGCTGTTCCATCATGTGGGTTTCCTGCCAAAG GCTCCAAATCCACAGATCAGAGCAGTGGTGACCAAAAAGCAGCAACTAACTTTGCTTcccacagaggagctcagaTGAGCCGCTCTGCTCCTGTGCATTACAGCTCTCATTCAAGCGGCGTCTCTCAGCCAGTTCCAGTGTTTGTGCAGAATCCTGGTGTCCCTCAGTTTGTTCCCATGGTTCCATCAGGCAGCAGCTTGAGCTCTGCTGTGGCAGGATACCCTGTGGCTGTTCAGACAGGATCTACTGTTCCTGTGTTTTCCggtgttcctgcagcaggagTCTCTGAGGCAGTTCAGGTCCCTGTGCAGGCTCCTGGTTTCTCCCAGTTTGTTCAGACGGGCCCAGCAATGGTTGGCTCTGCTTCCcctgtgtttgtgctgcatgAAGGAGCTGGTTCCACACAGCCAGGACCTGCTCAAGCTGCTCTGCCAG AAACCCAGTGGGCTGTTGCTCCTCCATCTTTCTCTGAGCAAGCAGCAGCTGATGCCCAGGCTGTGGGCTCCAGTGACTTCCTGCCACCAGTCCCTGCCCCTCCAGCTGGCCCTGTCCTCCAGTCCGGAGAGACTTCCAATATTGTGAAGGAAGCTGAACTTGGCAACTACCAGCAGCAGACGGAAGAGTTTGGTTACCCGGCTGAGGCGGCGCAGCCTGGAGCTGCTTTCACCAGCGTGCTTGTTCCAGGCCAAGGACTTGGTGGCTTCTGGGGTTCTCCTTATCCTGGCTTTGACTACAGGCTCCTGTATGGTCTGTACCCTCCTGGCACCTACACCACCTTCAGCCAGAACCATGAGAAGGGCAAAGACTACTACCAATCCATCCACTACTTGAAGGAGCATGTTTCTGAAGACCAAGGTCctcaacaacagcagcagcttcagcagaagGTCTTCCATGGTCATCCCCAGAGATCTTGA